In a genomic window of bacterium:
- a CDS encoding choice-of-anchor D domain-containing protein, with the protein MKRFTSLLFFTLCTVLLFAAQPVSAQTIAINPDDDAIAFGTVNVGSASATGTASIHRTNLIGTAPTIASVVLDDTANFSLQDECTGVTLQNPVTNQPASFCRIGVVYHPTTVAAHAATVTITSNAGGSPHVIDLSGTGVSSDIDVVVDPIPDTPVGEESAAVTATVTNNGTIDLDIGAISIVGEDFTNFAVLNDNCSNTTVAPAGNCTFEIVFRPNEAGAFAANVNVPSSDPAAPNFQALLSATGLVPGISAPAPTFADTVVGATDTQTITVTNTSADASLTIGQISVAGLNAANFAIDASADGCSNTTVAPSGSCDFDVTFAPDAVAAFSADAVIPSNDPVNPNLLVDLAGNGLAGPAVSLSTTAIDFLDVAVGATSETQLVQVTNGGTTDLSVTAAALATGTDFAIVNNTCDGATVTPGGSCLVEVVCAPTLTGPLNDSLDIDSDAASSPDSVTLDCNGVIGQAVSLSPTAIDFGDVGVGVTSPSQLVQLTNSGTTNLTVNSVALATGTDYGIVTDTCSSGTVAPGGSCLVEVVCTPTTTGSLPDSLDFDTDADSSPDSVTLDCEGVIGQAVSLNPAALDFGDVGVGVTSLAQLVQVTNSGTAPLNVTTAALVTGTDFQIIGNTCDGAAIAPGGSCLVQLVCIPQTAAALTDSLEITSDADSSPDTVDLDCNGVLDPVLVVNPDALDFGDVGVGHTSVPQAVEVINLGTTDLIVSGASLTTGTDFAISSNTCDSLPLAPGSSCIIEVTCTPTDDAALGDTLSIASNDPNSPATVDLDCNGVVGPVAVANPTSIDFGDVGVGNTSTGQIVQFTNSGSTDLTVTTAALTGGTDFEITSNTCDGAVVAPGGSCLVQVACSPTTTGPLSDSLDLSSDDPNSPLSVGLDCEGIVGPGVAVMPPSQDFGEVIVGQTSQVHVSQIVNTGITNLSVTSVTVTSGGADFTVTSTTCNGAGLPPGGTCIIQAVCNPSSTGALIGTVEIVSDAPSSPNELQLLCDGVQSSIGTAGSGAFGNVNVGSQGGPNTIILTNEGDADLTIGTLTRVGEDTTQFSLSNDECSGQILAPGEDCSFDAVFTPTAGGSFSDTVLIPNDSGTPSFTFNLTGTGIVPVPPGVGKLQIKTNVLDFDLETSSSDSQSTTITNIGDGSVQIAALTLEGDSQFTQVNDCDGQTLAPGASCTVTATFQSGGASGSFSAVVSVDSDPETTDFLVLLGSAINDEVGGGGCSLGAGVTPMGAAWIWLLPVLGIGVLRRRTR; encoded by the coding sequence ATGAAACGCTTCACTTCGTTGTTGTTTTTCACCCTGTGTACGGTTCTGCTCTTCGCCGCCCAACCGGTTTCGGCGCAGACCATTGCGATTAATCCCGACGATGATGCCATCGCTTTCGGCACCGTCAATGTCGGCAGCGCCTCGGCCACCGGCACCGCATCGATCCATCGAACCAACCTTATAGGCACTGCCCCGACCATTGCCTCGGTGGTTCTTGACGATACAGCCAACTTTTCGCTTCAGGATGAATGCACCGGCGTGACGCTGCAGAACCCGGTTACCAATCAGCCGGCGAGCTTTTGCCGCATCGGGGTCGTTTACCATCCGACGACGGTCGCGGCTCACGCGGCCACCGTCACGATCACCAGCAATGCCGGCGGCAGCCCCCATGTCATCGATTTGAGCGGCACCGGCGTGTCCTCCGACATCGACGTCGTGGTGGATCCGATCCCCGACACTCCGGTCGGCGAGGAAAGCGCGGCCGTCACCGCCACCGTGACCAATAACGGCACGATCGACCTCGATATCGGCGCGATCAGCATCGTCGGCGAGGACTTCACCAATTTCGCCGTGCTGAACGACAATTGCTCCAACACCACCGTTGCCCCCGCCGGAAACTGCACTTTCGAGATCGTCTTCCGGCCCAATGAAGCCGGCGCCTTCGCGGCCAACGTCAACGTTCCGAGCAGCGATCCGGCGGCGCCCAACTTCCAGGCTCTGCTTTCGGCCACCGGCCTCGTCCCCGGAATTTCGGCCCCGGCCCCGACCTTCGCCGACACGGTCGTCGGAGCCACCGACACTCAGACCATCACCGTCACCAACACCTCGGCCGATGCTTCCTTGACCATCGGTCAGATCAGCGTGGCCGGTCTCAACGCGGCGAACTTCGCCATCGATGCTTCGGCCGACGGCTGCAGCAACACCACCGTGGCTCCCTCGGGCTCTTGCGACTTCGACGTGACTTTCGCGCCCGATGCCGTGGCCGCCTTCAGCGCCGACGCCGTCATCCCGAGCAACGATCCGGTCAATCCCAATCTCTTGGTCGATCTCGCCGGCAACGGTTTGGCCGGCCCGGCCGTGAGCTTGAGCACCACCGCCATCGATTTCCTCGACGTTGCGGTGGGAGCCACCAGCGAGACTCAGCTGGTCCAAGTGACCAATGGCGGCACCACCGATTTGAGCGTGACCGCCGCCGCGCTGGCCACCGGCACCGATTTCGCCATCGTCAACAACACCTGCGACGGGGCGACCGTGACGCCCGGCGGCAGCTGCTTGGTCGAGGTGGTCTGCGCCCCGACGCTCACCGGCCCGCTGAACGATTCCTTGGACATCGACAGTGACGCGGCCTCCAGCCCTGACTCGGTGACCCTGGATTGCAACGGCGTCATCGGCCAAGCCGTGAGCCTGAGCCCGACCGCCATCGACTTCGGCGACGTCGGCGTGGGCGTCACCAGCCCCTCCCAGTTGGTCCAACTCACCAATAGCGGAACCACCAACCTGACCGTGAACAGCGTGGCCCTGGCCACCGGCACCGATTACGGCATCGTGACCGACACCTGCAGCAGCGGCACCGTGGCGCCGGGCGGCAGCTGCTTGGTCGAAGTGGTCTGCACTCCGACGACCACCGGCTCCTTGCCCGATTCCTTGGACTTCGACACCGATGCCGATTCGAGCCCCGACTCGGTGACCTTGGACTGCGAAGGCGTCATCGGCCAAGCCGTGAGCCTGAACCCGGCCGCCCTTGACTTCGGCGACGTCGGCGTGGGCGTGACCAGCCTGGCCCAGCTTGTCCAAGTGACCAACAGCGGAACGGCGCCCTTGAACGTCACCACCGCGGCCCTGGTCACCGGCACCGACTTCCAGATCATCGGCAATACCTGCGACGGGGCGGCGATCGCGCCCGGCGGCAGCTGCTTGGTTCAGCTGGTTTGCATCCCCCAGACCGCCGCGGCCCTAACCGATTCGCTGGAGATCACCAGCGACGCCGATTCGAGCCCCGATACGGTGGACCTCGACTGCAACGGCGTCCTGGACCCGGTCCTGGTGGTCAATCCCGACGCGCTGGATTTCGGCGATGTCGGCGTGGGTCATACCAGCGTTCCCCAGGCGGTCGAAGTCATCAACCTCGGCACCACCGATTTGATCGTGTCGGGAGCGAGCTTGACCACCGGCACCGATTTCGCCATCAGCAGCAATACCTGCGACAGCCTGCCCTTGGCGCCCGGCAGTAGCTGCATCATCGAGGTGACCTGCACCCCGACCGACGATGCGGCCCTCGGCGACACCTTGAGCATCGCCAGCAACGACCCGAACAGCCCGGCCACCGTCGACTTGGATTGCAATGGCGTGGTTGGGCCGGTGGCCGTGGCCAATCCGACGAGCATCGATTTCGGCGACGTCGGCGTGGGCAACACCAGCACCGGCCAGATCGTCCAATTCACCAATAGCGGCAGCACCGACTTGACCGTCACCACCGCGGCCTTGACCGGCGGCACCGACTTCGAGATCACCAGCAACACCTGCGACGGTGCGGTCGTGGCGCCCGGCGGCAGCTGCTTGGTCCAAGTGGCCTGCAGCCCGACCACCACCGGCCCGCTGTCCGATTCCTTGGATCTGAGCAGTGACGATCCCAACAGCCCGCTCTCGGTTGGCCTGGATTGCGAAGGCATCGTCGGGCCCGGAGTGGCGGTCATGCCGCCGAGCCAGGATTTCGGCGAGGTGATCGTCGGCCAGACCAGTCAGGTCCATGTCAGCCAGATCGTCAACACCGGCATCACCAACCTCAGCGTCACCAGTGTGACGGTCACCTCGGGTGGCGCCGATTTCACCGTGACCAGCACCACCTGCAACGGCGCGGGCCTGCCTCCCGGCGGCACCTGCATCATCCAGGCGGTCTGCAATCCGAGCTCGACCGGAGCCCTCATCGGCACGGTTGAGATCGTCAGCGATGCGCCCTCGAGCCCCAATGAGCTCCAGCTCCTCTGCGACGGCGTCCAATCCTCGATCGGCACCGCCGGCAGCGGAGCCTTCGGCAACGTCAACGTCGGCAGCCAGGGCGGTCCCAACACGATCATCCTGACGAACGAGGGCGATGCCGATCTGACGATCGGCACGCTGACCCGCGTCGGCGAAGACACCACCCAGTTCAGCCTCAGCAATGACGAATGCTCGGGCCAGATCCTGGCGCCGGGCGAAGACTGCTCTTTTGACGCGGTTTTCACCCCGACGGCCGGTGGATCCTTCTCCGACACCGTGCTGATCCCGAACGACTCGGGAACGCCGAGCTTCACCTTCAACCTGACCGGCACCGGCATCGTCCCGGTTCCGCCGGGAGTCGGCAAGCTCCAGATCAAGACCAATGTTTTGGACTTTGATTTGGAGACCAGCTCTTCCGACAGCCAGAGCACGACCATCACCAACATCGGCGATGGCTCGGTCCAGATTGCCGCTCTGACCTTGGAAGGCGACTCCCAGTTCACCCAGGTGAACGACTGCGACGGCCAAACCTTGGCGCCGGGAGCCAGCTGCACCGTCACCGCAACCTTCCAGAGCGGTGGCGCTTCCGGCAGCTTCAGCGCCGTGGTTTCGGTGGACTCCGATCCCGAGACCACCGACTTCCTGGTCCTCTTGGGAAGCGCCATCAATGACGAGGTCGGCGGCGGCGGTTGCTCCCTCGGCGCCGGCGTCACTCCGATGGGCGCGGCCTGGATCTGGCTCTTGCCGGTCCTGGGGATCGGCGTCCTGCGGCGCCGAACTCGCTAG
- the efp gene encoding elongation factor P, with the protein MNANQVRPGMIVEWEGQPYYVMESIHRTPGNLRAFMQIKMRNIKNGNQVEQRFATSDRIEKITLQAQKMQFLYQEGDGYHFMNTENYEQVQLNAKDLGDAVNFLLPDTVIDVQFYEEKPIGVQLPKIMEFEIIETEPALKGQTATSSYKPAKIVTGLTIKVPQFISPGEKVRIDTETHDYLERAK; encoded by the coding sequence ATGAACGCCAACCAAGTCCGCCCTGGAATGATCGTCGAATGGGAAGGCCAGCCTTATTACGTGATGGAGTCGATTCACCGCACGCCCGGCAACCTCCGGGCCTTCATGCAGATCAAGATGCGCAACATCAAGAACGGCAATCAGGTCGAGCAGCGCTTCGCCACCTCGGATCGGATCGAAAAGATCACCCTCCAGGCCCAGAAGATGCAGTTTCTTTATCAGGAAGGCGACGGCTACCACTTCATGAACACCGAGAACTATGAGCAGGTCCAGCTCAACGCCAAGGACTTGGGCGACGCGGTGAACTTCCTGCTGCCCGACACCGTCATCGACGTTCAATTTTACGAGGAGAAGCCGATCGGCGTGCAGCTACCCAAGATCATGGAGTTCGAGATCATCGAGACCGAGCCGGCCTTGAAGGGCCAAACCGCGACCTCGAGCTACAAGCCGGCCAAGATCGTCACCGGCCTCACCATCAAGGTCCCGCAATTCATCAGCCCGGGCGAGAAGGTTCGGATCGACACCGAGACCCACGACTACCTCGAGCGGGCGAAATGA
- a CDS encoding TIGR02147 family protein — translation MVSIFDFTDYRRFLKKKFEEAKARNALFSYRAFNRLAGIQSSGFLKLVMDGKRNLAEEGIEKIARGFKLNESEKKYFHSLVRFNQARNNEDKNRHYLELSQHRRFASAKPLRWAQYRLFAHWYYVAILELVRLPGNGGKDLRSIQKNLNPPIDLKQVKQAVQELKALGLLDEEKDGSLVRREAMLSTPDEVQSVSIALFHQQMSQLAARAVMKEAAADREFSALTIATSKKTFQKAKQEIQRFRKRLHSLLEEDRENPAEFVAHLNFQMFKVSKSNGGSHE, via the coding sequence ATGGTTTCCATTTTCGATTTCACGGACTACCGGCGCTTTTTAAAGAAAAAGTTTGAGGAGGCCAAGGCGCGCAACGCCCTCTTCTCTTACCGGGCCTTCAATCGCCTGGCCGGGATCCAATCCTCCGGCTTCCTGAAGCTGGTCATGGACGGAAAACGAAACTTGGCCGAGGAAGGCATCGAGAAGATCGCCCGCGGCTTCAAGCTCAACGAGTCCGAAAAAAAATATTTCCATTCGCTGGTCCGTTTCAACCAAGCCCGAAACAACGAAGACAAGAACCGACATTATCTCGAGCTCTCGCAGCACCGGCGCTTCGCCTCGGCCAAGCCGCTGCGCTGGGCCCAATATCGTCTCTTCGCCCATTGGTATTACGTCGCGATCCTCGAGTTGGTCCGGTTGCCCGGAAACGGCGGCAAGGATTTGCGCTCGATCCAGAAAAACCTCAACCCGCCGATCGACCTCAAGCAGGTCAAGCAAGCGGTTCAAGAGCTCAAGGCCTTGGGCCTGCTCGACGAGGAAAAGGACGGCAGCTTGGTCCGGCGCGAGGCCATGCTCTCCACTCCCGACGAGGTCCAATCGGTCTCGATCGCCCTCTTCCACCAGCAGATGTCGCAGTTGGCCGCGCGGGCGGTCATGAAAGAAGCGGCCGCCGACCGCGAATTCTCGGCATTGACCATCGCCACATCCAAGAAGACCTTCCAGAAGGCGAAGCAGGAGATCCAGCGCTTCCGCAAGCGGCTCCATTCCCTGTTGGAGGAGGACCGGGAAAATCCGGCCGAATTCGTGGCGCATCTCAATTTTCAAATGTTTAAGGTCAGCAAATCGAACGGGGGCTCTCATGAATAA
- a CDS encoding DUF4215 domain-containing protein, producing MKSRHFRGRWTALFFVLALGLGISQARADDFDPFCNNGIDDSPAGSGDSPSEHCEDLNANDNDDCRSNCQVATCGDGVVHEVHSDTDAGNLIPDLALFNGQIAGALESCDDGGTAGGNGCSNACAVEALCGNGILDAGEVCDASAAADPNQASCNTGCNLAVDLGNGDVCGNSQIDPGEQCDDGNANAADCGTDFCGNNCLNPCLIPATCGDGDVDAGEQCDGGNTTNGDGCSSACIIEGCGNGFLDAGEGCDDGNTSDDDGCSASCQVEADDDGATCGNGILETGEECDDGNGNANDLCKNNCQKNTAAAGAGIVCGDGELEAPESCDDGNTTDGDGCSNSCVNEDGAVDCANGIPEAGEVCNCGDGNVGLGEACDDGNTSDGDGCSSDCEVEPGPTPTATPTATPTATPTATPTATPTATPTATPTATPTATPTATPTATPAVCGNGSVESGEICDDGDTDAGDGCSGSCQVEPGFNCSGQPSVCVPSGGGVDCGNGQVDSGEECDDGGTVDGDGCDNLCGVESGFTCSGEPSVCVEDDGGGDGEVDGGGCSLATAATPGFGSAWIFGVFGLWAALRRSRSR from the coding sequence ATGAAATCTCGCCACTTTCGCGGTCGGTGGACCGCCTTGTTCTTCGTTTTGGCATTGGGTCTTGGGATTTCCCAAGCCCGGGCCGATGACTTCGATCCCTTTTGCAACAACGGCATCGACGATAGTCCGGCCGGCTCGGGCGACAGCCCCAGCGAGCATTGCGAGGATCTCAATGCCAACGACAACGACGACTGCCGATCCAATTGCCAGGTGGCAACCTGCGGCGACGGGGTGGTCCACGAGGTTCACAGCGATACCGATGCCGGGAATTTGATTCCCGACTTGGCGCTCTTCAATGGCCAGATCGCCGGGGCTCTCGAAAGCTGCGATGACGGCGGGACCGCCGGCGGCAACGGTTGCAGCAATGCCTGCGCGGTCGAAGCTCTCTGCGGCAACGGGATCTTGGATGCCGGCGAGGTTTGCGACGCCAGCGCGGCCGCCGATCCCAACCAGGCTTCCTGCAACACCGGCTGTAATTTGGCAGTCGATCTCGGCAACGGCGATGTCTGCGGTAATTCGCAGATCGACCCCGGCGAGCAATGCGATGACGGCAACGCCAACGCCGCCGACTGCGGCACCGATTTCTGCGGCAACAACTGTCTCAATCCCTGCTTGATCCCGGCCACCTGCGGCGACGGCGACGTCGATGCCGGCGAGCAATGCGACGGCGGCAACACCACCAACGGCGACGGCTGCTCCTCGGCCTGCATCATCGAAGGCTGCGGCAATGGCTTCCTCGACGCCGGCGAGGGTTGCGACGACGGCAACACCAGCGATGACGACGGCTGCAGCGCCTCCTGCCAAGTCGAGGCCGACGACGATGGTGCCACCTGCGGCAACGGAATCCTCGAAACCGGCGAAGAGTGCGACGACGGCAACGGCAACGCCAACGATCTTTGCAAGAACAACTGCCAGAAGAACACCGCCGCGGCCGGCGCCGGAATCGTTTGCGGCGACGGCGAGCTGGAGGCGCCCGAGTCCTGCGACGACGGCAACACCACCGACGGCGACGGCTGCTCCAATAGCTGCGTCAACGAGGATGGAGCGGTCGATTGCGCCAACGGGATTCCGGAGGCCGGCGAGGTTTGCAACTGCGGCGACGGCAACGTCGGCCTGGGCGAGGCTTGCGACGACGGCAACACCAGCGACGGCGACGGCTGCAGCTCCGACTGCGAGGTCGAGCCGGGGCCCACTCCGACGGCGACCCCGACCGCAACACCCACCGCGACTCCGACGGCAACGCCCACCGCCACCCCGACCGCGACGCCCACGGCGACCCCGACGGCGACTCCAACGGCAACGCCCACGGCCACTCCGACCGCCACCCCGGCGGTTTGCGGCAATGGGAGCGTTGAAAGCGGCGAGATCTGCGACGACGGCGACACCGATGCCGGCGATGGCTGCAGCGGCTCTTGTCAAGTCGAGCCCGGCTTCAACTGCTCGGGTCAGCCCAGCGTCTGTGTTCCTTCGGGCGGCGGAGTCGATTGCGGCAATGGCCAAGTCGATAGCGGTGAAGAGTGCGACGACGGCGGCACCGTCGATGGCGACGGCTGCGATAACCTCTGCGGCGTCGAGAGCGGCTTCACCTGCAGCGGCGAGCCCAGCGTTTGCGTCGAAGACGACGGGGGCGGCGATGGCGAGGTCGACGGCGGCGGCTGCTCTTTGGCCACCGCCGCGACTCCGGGCTTCGGTTCGGCATGGATTTTCGGGGTCTTCGGTCTTTGGGCGGCCCTGCGCCGCTCGAGATCGAGGTAA
- a CDS encoding ferritin-like domain-containing protein — MSNLEPVADKKILDCLNKIFRKEMAGIHRYLHYSFMIMGHNRIPIQKWFRDKANENMLHAVVIGEKITALGGHPSLESAAVPETKSHLIDDILKESYDFEKDALQDYVELVKLSADDIALDEMAREFVRQETEHLEEVAKMIRKNK, encoded by the coding sequence ATGAGCAACCTCGAACCCGTCGCCGACAAAAAAATCCTCGATTGCCTCAATAAAATATTTCGCAAGGAGATGGCCGGCATCCACCGCTATCTGCATTATTCCTTCATGATCATGGGCCATAACCGGATCCCGATCCAAAAGTGGTTTCGGGACAAGGCCAACGAGAACATGCTGCACGCCGTCGTGATCGGCGAGAAGATCACGGCCCTGGGCGGTCACCCTTCGCTGGAGAGCGCCGCGGTGCCCGAAACCAAGTCCCATCTCATCGACGACATCCTGAAAGAGAGCTACGACTTCGAGAAAGATGCCCTCCAAGACTACGTCGAGCTGGTCAAGCTTTCGGCCGATGATATCGCCTTGGACGAAATGGCTCGCGAGTTCGTCCGCCAGGAAACCGAGCACCTCGAAGAAGTCGCCAAGATGATCCGCAAGAACAAGTAG